The stretch of DNA CGTGGCGGCCGGCCAGATCTATGGGCTCCTCGGTCCGAACGGGGCGGGCAAGACCAGTCTGGTCCGGGCCATTACCGGCCGGCTCAGGCTCGATGCCGGAACCGTTAGGCTCTTCGGCCGGGATCCCGCCGATGTCGAGGCCCGCCGACGGCTCGGTCTGGTCCCGCAGGACATTGCCCTCTACCACGATCTCTCAGTCCGGGAAAACCTCTTCGCCATGGGCCGGTTGGCGGGCCTTTCGGCCGCCGCGGCCCGGGCTGCGCTGGCTCGGGCCCTCGAATGGATCGACCTGGCCGACCGCGCCGATAGTCTGGTCGGCACCTTGTCGGGGGGCCAGCAGCGGCGGGTCAACTTGGCCGCGGGAACCCTGCACGAACCCGGGCTCCTGGTGCTCGACGAGCCCACGGTCGGCGTCGATCCGCCGGCCCGGGAAGGGATTCATCGCCTGCTGCTCGAACTGAAAGCCCGGGGCACCGCCATCCTGCTCGCCACCCACGACCTCGAACAGGCCGCCGAGCTCGCGGACCGAGTCGGAGTCCTGGTCCGGGGCCGCCTCGCGGCGGAGGGGTCGGTCCCCGCGCTGGTGGCGGAGTGGTTTCCGGCTGGCGCGAAAGACCTGTCGTTGACGTTAGGCGCCGCTCCGCCGCCGCCGCCGGCGAGCCTGGTGCTCGAGGAGGCCGGCCTCACGCCGGATCCGCCCCGGATCCTCTGGACCGGTCCGTTCCGTGGCGGGGTCGCCGGGCTGCCGGGTCTCTTGGCGTCGCTGGCCGCGGCCGGCGCCCCGGTGACCAATGCCCGGATCCGCGAGCCCGGCCTCCATGGGGTGTTCTTCCGGGTGGCGGGCGAGGAGATCGTCGGATGACTCGGGTGGTCCTCTGGATCATGGCCCGCGGGTTCCTGCGCGACCGGGGGGCCCTGCTGATGAGCGTGGTGCTCCCGGTGGCCGTCTTCCTGGTGTTTGCCGCGATCTTTGCCGGCGCGTCCGGCGAACAACTCCAGATCAACGTCGCGGTGGCCGACGAGCAGCACACCGAGGAGTCGGCCCGCCTGATGGCGGCGCTGACCCGTGACTCGGCGCTGGTCGTGACGGTCGTGACGTCGGCCGATTCGGTCCGGGAGCGGGTCCGGGCCGGTGCCGCCGACGCGGGGCTGGTGGTCCGCGGGGCCGGTCGCCCGCTCACGGACCTGACCGGGGATGGCGAGGCTCCGATCCTGGTCGTAGCCGATCCGGTTCGCGCGGTGGCCGCGAAGATCCTGATGGGACAGACGCAACGGGCCTACTTCACCGCCTTGCCGGATGTGGCCCTTCGAAGCACGGCGACGCTTATCGGCGAGGCGTTCATCACCTACACCGAGGCTCAGCGCGACAGTCTCGAAAGCCGGTTTGCCGAACTTCGGCAAGATCTCAAGGAGTCGGATCCCAGCTCCTCGGCCGATCCGGGGCCGTTCGACGGGCTGATGCTGCAGTCCACCGTCGGCGCCGCGTCACTCGGGGCCAGTCACGTCGCCTACTACGCCGGCGCGGTCGCGATGCTGTTCCTGTTCTTTTCGGCGGTCCATGGCGCCTTGACGCTGGTCGAGGAGCGGGACGCCGGTCTCCTCGACCGGTTGCTGGCGGGGCCGGGGGGAATGACCGCGGTGCTCGGCGGCAAGTTCCTGTTCCTGGTGGTGCAGGGGGTGTTGCAGGTGACCGTGATCTTCATCGTGGCATGGCTTCTCTACGACGTCGACCTGCCGGGCCGATGGCTCCCGTTCATGGTCATCACCGGGGCGGCCTCGATGGCGGCCGCGGGTCTGGCCTTGGCCTTGACGGCCGCCAGCCGGACCAAGCGGCAGGCCCAGACCATGGCCAATATCGTGATCCTGATCATTTCGGCAGTGGGCGGGTCGATGGTTCCCCGGTTTCTGATGCCGCCGTTGATCAAGTCGTTAGGCTGGCTGACCCCGACGACCTGGGCGGTCGAGGCCTACAGCGGTCTATTCTGGCGGAACGATCCCCTGGCCGACTTGGTGTTGCCGGTGGCCCTGTTGCTGGGGGCCGGACTGGGCGGCCTCGTCCTGGCCCGGGTGTTTGCGCGGCGGCTCGAGCGGGTCTAGAATTGCTTCGTGATGCTCTGGATTCTGGTGTTCGTGGCCACGCTGGTGGCGATGGAAGGTTTTGCCCACCTGATGCACAAGTACGTGATGCACGGTCCATTATGGATCCTTCATAAATCACATCACGAACCCAAACACGACCGGCTCGAGCTGAACGATCTCTTCGGGATCGTCTTCGCCATTCCCTCGATCCTGCTGATCTGGTTCGGCACGAGCGGCTCTCCGCTGTTGTTGCCGATCGGGGTCGGGATGGCCGGCTACGGCGTGGTGTATTGGGGTTTCCACGACGTCTTGGTCCATCGCCGGATTCCCCATGCGTGGTTGCCGAAGGGCGGGTATCTCCGGCGGATCGTCCAGGCCCACCACATCCATCATGCCACCCGAACCAAGGACGGCGCCGAGTCGTTCGGCTTCCTTTACACCTCGGATTTCAGCCGAAAAGACCGGTCCGTCAGCGAGTAATCCGCCGGATGGCGGTTTCGAGCAAGCTCCGGCTCATCAAAAACACCTTCCGCCCTCCCGACACCATCGCGCGCCGGTCCCACGCTTCAGTGCCCCGGCTCCGGATCACGGCGCCGATATCCGAGTAGATCCCGCGGGCCGCCGTAATCGACCAGGCGCACCGAAACGGGAGATGATCGATACCGTCGTCCCCGCTCCGGTAGTAATGCTCCGCCTCATCGAGCAGCCGGCGGACGATGGCGGCCACCGCTCCGCGGTGCTCCGGCCGGCCGACATCGGCGGCGGCCAGGCCGGCTTCCCGGAGCCAGCCTAACGGCAGGTACACCCGGCCGATCCGAGCGTCATCGATCACGTCGCGCGAAATGTTGGTGAATTGCATGGCCGTGCCGAGGTCCTCCGCGCGCTGGAGCGTGGCCTCGTCGCGAACGCCCATGATCCGGGCCATCATCCCCCCGACCACGCCGGCTACATGGTAGCAGTACACCCGGAGCTGCTCGAGGGTCTCATACTGGCGCCCCTCGATGTCCATGCCCATGCCCCGAAGCAACTCGAACGGTAAATCCGGCGGAATCCCGTGCTGGCGGACCACCCGCGCGATGCCTTGAAAAACCAGGTCGGACGTCGGCTCGCCGCGATAGGCGGCTTCGGTCTCGGACCAGAGGATCGTGAGCTGCTTCTGCTGCTCGGCGGGATCGATGATCTGCTGGCCGTGGCCCATGGTCTGGCCGTCGATTACGTCGTCACAGTACCGGCACCAAGCGTAGAGTTGGTACGATCCGGCCCGAATCGTCGGGTCGAGCAGGCTCGCGGCCTTCGCAAAACTCCGGGAGCCTTGCTTGAGAATGACCCGGCAGTGCTCGATGACGGGATCGGTCATGGTGCCCCCTCGAAAACATCGTCCAGCACCAATGACGCGGTGGCTTTGGCCGAGTTCACGACGCCGGGCAATCCCGCTCCGGGATGGGTTCCCGCGCCGACGAAATAGAGTCCCCCGATGTCCGGGTCCCGGTTGTGAACCCGGAAGTACGCGCTTTGCCACAAGACCGGCTCCAACGAAAAGGCCGATCCGACGTGGGCGTTCAATTCGGTCTTGAAATCTGCCGGCGTGAACAAGCGTTGGGTGACGATCTCGCTCCGAAGCCCGGGCAGCAGCTTCTGTTCGAGGTACTGGTAGATCCGATCGGCGTACCGGGGTCCGACCGTGGCCCAGTCGAGATCGGCCCGCCCGAGGTGGGGCACCGGAGAGAGCACGTAGAACGCCTCGCAGCCTGGTGGCGCCAGACTCGGATCGGTCGTGGTCGGCGCGTGGAGGTAGAGCGAAAAATCATCGGCCAACTTGCCGGTGGAGAAGATGTCATCGAGCAGCCCCCGGTACCGGGGCCCGAACAACACCGTGTGATGCGCGACATCGGGGTACTTCCGCTTGGTGCCGAAGTAGGCCACGAAGAGCGACATACTGTGCCGCATCCCGGCCAGTCGCTCCCCGCGCTTCGCGGCGATCCGGCTCCCCTTGAGCAGCGACTGGTAGGTGTGCACCACGTCCGCGTTGCTGACCACCGCGTCCGCCGGCAATCGTTCGCCTCCCTTGCTGACAACGCCGGCGGCCCGGCCGCCGGTCAGGTCGATCCGGTCGACATCGAAATTCATCCGAATGGTGCCGCCCAAGTCTTCGAACAGACGGATCAGACCCTGGACCAAAGCACTGGTCCCCCCGCGGGGAAAGAACACCCCCCCGTTCCGCTCGAGGTAGTGGATCAGGGTGTAAATCGAGGAAGCCGCAAAGGGATTGCCGCCCACCAGCAGCGAATGAAAGCTGAACGCCTCTCGGAGGTGCGGATCCTGAATGTACTTGCTGACCATGCTGTAGACGGTCCGATAGGCCTCGAGCTTGATCAGCTGCGGCGCGACCCTGATCATGTCGCGAAAGTTGAGGAACGGCACGTGGGCCAGCTTGGTGTAGCCGGCATCGAACACTTCGGCCGTGTAGTCGAGAAACCGCCGGTAGCCGGCCTCATCGGCAGGGCACTTGGCCCGGATCTGGGCCAAGGTGGCTTCGAGGTCGTTGTTGTACTCGAACTGGAAGCCGTCGTCCCAGAGCAGCCGGTAGAATGGGTCGATCGGGATCAGGTCGACGTAGTCGGCGAGTGAGCGCCCCGAGAGCGCGAACAACTCGGCCAAGCACTCGGGCGCGGTGATGACCGTGGGTCCGGCGTCGAACGTGAACCCCTGGTCGTGGTAGACGTACGCCCGGCCGCCGGGCCGGTCACGCCGCTCGACGACGGTGGTCAGGATCCCGGCTTGCTGGAGCCGGATCGCCGCGGCCAGGCCGCCGAACCCGCTTCCGATGACGACCGCCCGCTTCGGTTCGGTCACGATTCGATCCGTTCGGGCAGGCAGGCCAGAGCTCGGCGGATCGGGACCGGTGGGCGGCCGGTCAGCAGGCGGATCTTGTCCAAGGTCGTTAATCGATCGGCGTAGAATCGGGCGATGGTCGGTTCCGGCAATCGATAGAATTTCTGGAGCACCCGATACCGGTCAGCCGGTTCGGCGGCCCGAAACAATAGTCGGTTGAGCATCCGGAGGAACCATTGCCGCTCGAACGTGGCCCGAGCCAGCGCCGTCAGGGGGCCAGTCAACGCCTCCGAGGTCAGCGTCGGGGCCGTGGCGATCAAGTCGGCTGTCCGGACCGCGTACGGCAGCGAATACCCCGTCGTCGAGTGGATCAGCCCGGCCCGGATCCCGATCGTCGGCACCCCGGGCTCCTGGATGGCGGTGATGTCCTGGTACCGTCCGGCCAACGGAATCGGGAGTGCGCCGCGCTCCTGACGGAGTTCCTCGGCAACGGTCCAACCCCGGGTGGCGAGGTATCGTTCGATCACCCGCCGCGACAGTCTCTCGTCATGCGCCGGTTGGTTGCCGTAGACCGTGTCTTCGACGAGGACCACGTCGGGGCCGAAGGGCAGCACGTAGATGAACCGGTACCCGTCCTCCTGGGCCACGGTGGCGTCCATCAAGAGGGGCGCGGTCAAACCATGAGGGGCGGTCAGCCGCAACTCGAGGCCGAGGAACCGCTGATAGCCGAGCGCCAGCCGGACGCGCCGGTCAAAACCCCGGCCGTCGACGACGGCTCCTGCCGTCAGCACGGTTCCATCGTCGAGCTCAACGGTTGACGGGGTAATCCGCCGGGCCGCGGTCTTGACTCGAATCCGGTCCCCGAAGCGGGCTGTGGCGCGGGCGGCAATATCGG from Gemmatimonadota bacterium encodes:
- a CDS encoding ABC transporter ATP-binding protein encodes the protein MAPPLELTDVRRSYGAGRGLAGVGLTVAAGQIYGLLGPNGAGKTSLVRAITGRLRLDAGTVRLFGRDPADVEARRRLGLVPQDIALYHDLSVRENLFAMGRLAGLSAAAARAALARALEWIDLADRADSLVGTLSGGQQRRVNLAAGTLHEPGLLVLDEPTVGVDPPAREGIHRLLLELKARGTAILLATHDLEQAAELADRVGVLVRGRLAAEGSVPALVAEWFPAGAKDLSLTLGAAPPPPPASLVLEEAGLTPDPPRILWTGPFRGGVAGLPGLLASLAAAGAPVTNARIREPGLHGVFFRVAGEEIVG
- the crtY gene encoding lycopene cyclase, translated to MIVTVDLVLVGGGLANLLLAWRIADLRPDTTFLIIEQGPVVGGNHTWSYHGTDLEPEARDWVGQLARASWPSSDVRFPLYSRRLAGSYHSLDSADIAARATARFGDRIRVKTAARRITPSTVELDDGTVLTAGAVVDGRGFDRRVRLALGYQRFLGLELRLTAPHGLTAPLLMDATVAQEDGYRFIYVLPFGPDVVLVEDTVYGNQPAHDERLSRRVIERYLATRGWTVAEELRQERGALPIPLAGRYQDITAIQEPGVPTIGIRAGLIHSTTGYSLPYAVRTADLIATAPTLTSEALTGPLTALARATFERQWFLRMLNRLLFRAAEPADRYRVLQKFYRLPEPTIARFYADRLTTLDKIRLLTGRPPVPIRRALACLPERIES
- a CDS encoding phytoene desaturase; the protein is MTEPKRAVVIGSGFGGLAAAIRLQQAGILTTVVERRDRPGGRAYVYHDQGFTFDAGPTVITAPECLAELFALSGRSLADYVDLIPIDPFYRLLWDDGFQFEYNNDLEATLAQIRAKCPADEAGYRRFLDYTAEVFDAGYTKLAHVPFLNFRDMIRVAPQLIKLEAYRTVYSMVSKYIQDPHLREAFSFHSLLVGGNPFAASSIYTLIHYLERNGGVFFPRGGTSALVQGLIRLFEDLGGTIRMNFDVDRIDLTGGRAAGVVSKGGERLPADAVVSNADVVHTYQSLLKGSRIAAKRGERLAGMRHSMSLFVAYFGTKRKYPDVAHHTVLFGPRYRGLLDDIFSTGKLADDFSLYLHAPTTTDPSLAPPGCEAFYVLSPVPHLGRADLDWATVGPRYADRIYQYLEQKLLPGLRSEIVTQRLFTPADFKTELNAHVGSAFSLEPVLWQSAYFRVHNRDPDIGGLYFVGAGTHPGAGLPGVVNSAKATASLVLDDVFEGAP
- a CDS encoding phytoene/squalene synthase family protein, which gives rise to MTDPVIEHCRVILKQGSRSFAKAASLLDPTIRAGSYQLYAWCRYCDDVIDGQTMGHGQQIIDPAEQQKQLTILWSETEAAYRGEPTSDLVFQGIARVVRQHGIPPDLPFELLRGMGMDIEGRQYETLEQLRVYCYHVAGVVGGMMARIMGVRDEATLQRAEDLGTAMQFTNISRDVIDDARIGRVYLPLGWLREAGLAAADVGRPEHRGAVAAIVRRLLDEAEHYYRSGDDGIDHLPFRCAWSITAARGIYSDIGAVIRSRGTEAWDRRAMVSGGRKVFLMSRSLLETAIRRITR
- a CDS encoding ABC transporter permease, which encodes MTRVVLWIMARGFLRDRGALLMSVVLPVAVFLVFAAIFAGASGEQLQINVAVADEQHTEESARLMAALTRDSALVVTVVTSADSVRERVRAGAADAGLVVRGAGRPLTDLTGDGEAPILVVADPVRAVAAKILMGQTQRAYFTALPDVALRSTATLIGEAFITYTEAQRDSLESRFAELRQDLKESDPSSSADPGPFDGLMLQSTVGAASLGASHVAYYAGAVAMLFLFFSAVHGALTLVEERDAGLLDRLLAGPGGMTAVLGGKFLFLVVQGVLQVTVIFIVAWLLYDVDLPGRWLPFMVITGAASMAAAGLALALTAASRTKRQAQTMANIVILIISAVGGSMVPRFLMPPLIKSLGWLTPTTWAVEAYSGLFWRNDPLADLVLPVALLLGAGLGGLVLARVFARRLERV
- a CDS encoding beta-carotene hydroxylase encodes the protein MLWILVFVATLVAMEGFAHLMHKYVMHGPLWILHKSHHEPKHDRLELNDLFGIVFAIPSILLIWFGTSGSPLLLPIGVGMAGYGVVYWGFHDVLVHRRIPHAWLPKGGYLRRIVQAHHIHHATRTKDGAESFGFLYTSDFSRKDRSVSE